Sequence from the Rhodococcus jostii RHA1 genome:
GCATCGACGTTCCGGCGGGATCCAACACCGGAGTGTGCCCAGCGGACACCTGCGCCCACGCGGAGGCCAAGTCCGGCAGGATTATCCGCCACGACACCCCGTCGATCACCAGGTGGTGCGCGACGATCAGCAACCGGCCCGGCCGCTGTGCGGTGCTGCATTCCGACCGGAAATCGAGCCACACGAACTGCACCATCACACCCGTCGTCGGCGCCAACCGCCCCAACGCCGCATCCAATTGCGCCGACGCCAACGCCGCCGCGGCTTCCTCGTCGAGATCGGCGGTGACCTCCACCCGACGAACAAGGCCGTCCACATCGATGGCATCCGACCCACCGACTTCGAGACCCCACCCACGCTCGTCGCCGACGAGTCGTGAGCGGAAAATGTCGTGGTGATCGAGCACGGCCTCGATCGTCGCCACCAACTCACCGCGCTCAATTCCGGGCGGCAACTCCACCAACATGTGTTGCGAGAATCGACCGAAGCCACCGCCCCGCTCGATCAGCGCCCGCGCGACCGGGGTCAGCGGCATCCACCCGATACCGCCGCCCGGCAACTCCTCGAGGGCCACCGGTAGTCCCGAGTCCTCGGGACGCTGCGCGACTTCAGCCAAGCCGCTAACAGTCCTGCGCTCGAAAACATCGCGTGAGGAGAACACCACGCCCCGGGCTTTCGCGCGCGACACCAACTGAATCGCGACGATGCTGTCGCCACCTAGAGCGAAGAACGACTCGTCAACCCCGACGCGGTCGAGCTCGAGGACGTCGGTGAAGACGTCGGCGATGGTCTGTTCGGTGGGGGTGACCGGTGGTCGGAACTGTCGGTTCAACGGTGCTGGTGCGGGGAGTGCTCGCCGGTCGATCTTGCCGTTGGGGGTCAGCGGTAGTCGGTCGAGGACGGTGATGGGGTCGGGCAGCATGTAGTCGGGGAGGCGGTCGGCGGCGAAGGCGCGGACCCGAGCGGGGTCGATTTGGGCGCCCGGGGTCGGCACCACGTAGGCCACCAGTTGTTCGGTGACTGGGCCCTTGTGGACTGTCACTGCGGCGTGGGTGATGTCGGGGTGGGTGGTGAGGGTTGCTTCGATTTCGGCGAGTTCGATGCGGTGGCCGCGGAGTTTGATTTGGAGGTCGCGGCGGCCGAGGAATTCGAGGGTGCCGTCGGGGTGCCAGCGCACGAGGTCGCCGGTGCGGTACATGCGTTCGCCGGGTGGGCCGTAGGGGTTGGCGACGAACCGTTCGGCGGTCAGTGCGGGTCGGTTGTGGTATCCGCGGGCGAGTTGGATCCCGGCGAGGTGTAGTTCTGCGGTCACGCCGGTGGGGACGGGGCGGAGTCGGTCGTCGAGGACGTAGGCGTGGGTGCCGCGGATCGGGCCGCCGATGGTGATGGGGCCGCCGGGGGGCAGTGGTCCGCTGCAGTTGCTCATCACGGTGGTTTCGGTGGGGCCGTAGCCGTTGAAGAAGCGGCGGGGGGTGTGGGTGGGGGAGGTGTCGGTGTGTGTGGTCCAGCGGGTGAGCAGGTCGGGGGTGCAGGCTTCGCCGGCCGAGAGGACGGTGTGCAGGGTGTGGAGGTGGGTGGGGTCGATGGTGGCCAGTGCGGCGGGTGTGATCACGGCGTGGGTGATGTGGTTGGTGTGGAGGAGGTGGGTGAGTTCGTCGCCGCCGAAGACGGTGGGTGGGGCGATGACCATGGTGGCGCCGGTTCCGGCGGCGAGGAGCAGTTCGAAGACCGAGGCGTCGAAGCTCGGTGATGCCACGGCCAGGGTGCGGGAGTGGGGGGTGGTGGTGAATCGTTCGTGTTGTTCGGCGGCGAGGTTGGCCAGCCCCTGGTGGGTGACGACGACGCCTTTGGGGGTGCCGGTGGAGCCGGAGGTGTAGAGCAGGTAGGCGGTGTTGGTGGTGTGCAGGGGTCGGAGTCGGTCGGCGTCGGTGATGGGTCCTGGATCGATGGTGTTGCAGCGGGTTTGGATGTCGGGGGTGTCGATGACGAGCCACGGCAGTGGTCCGGGCAGGGTGGTGGCGTGCTCGGTGGTGGTTAGCCCGAGTGCGGCTCGGGAGTCCGAGAGCATGTGGGTGATGCGGTCTTTCGGGTAGTTCGGGTCGATGGGGAGGAATGCGGCGCCGGTTTTGGTGGTCGCCCAGACTGCGAGGATCGCGTCGGGGGAGCGGGGGAGTGCGATGGCGACGGTGTTTTCGGTGCCGATGCCTTCGGCGATCAGGATCCGTGCGAGTTGGGAGGATGCGGTGTCGAGTTGTTCGTAGGACAGGTGGTGGTCTCGGTATATCACCGCCGGTGCGGTGCGGTCGTGTGCTGCGGCGGTGGTGAGCAGTTGTGGCAGCGTCGTTGCGGGGTGTTCGGGGCCGCCGGTGCGGTCGAGCAGGTTCCGTCGTTCGTCGGGGTCGAGGATGTCGATGTCGCCGACCGGGCTGCCCGCATCGGCAATGATGGCTCCGAGAAGGCGCAGGTATCGGTGCAGCAGGGCCTGGACGTATGGTTCGTCGAACAGGTCGTGGAGGTATGTCAGGCTTAGTCGGATTTGGGTGTCGACGGTGATTTTCAGGGCGAGGGGGTAGTGGGTGTTGTCGTTGGCGTTGACACCGGCGAGGGTGATGCCGTCGAGTGCGTCGGCCTGTTCGGTCAGTGTGGCCTGCTCGACGGGATACGACTCGAACACCGTCAGCGTGTCGAAGAGGGTGTCGGTTGTTCCGGCGGATTGCTGAATCTCGGTGAGCCCGAGGTAGAGGTGGTCGAGCAGGTCGGCCTGTTCACGGTGCATCCGCGTCAGCAGTTGGGTGATCGTCTCGTCCGGATCCGCCCGCACCCGGACCGGCACCGTGTTGATGAACAGCCCGATCATCGATTCCACGCCTGTGAGCTGGGGTGGCCGTCCTGACACGGTGCTGCCGAAGACCGTGTCGTCGCGGCCGGTCATCCGCATCATCAGAATTCCCCAGGCCGCCTGCATCACCGTGTTGACGGTGACATCGAGCCGGGCGGCCAACTCGGACAGGGCACGTGTCCTTTGCTCGCCGAGATCGGCGGCTACTTCACCCGCCCGCGAGGAGATCTCTCGGCCCGGGTCGGCCGGGGCGAGCAGAGTCGGGCCGTCGACACCCTCGAGCGCCGCCGCCCACGCCCGCCGCGACGCCGCCTCGTCCTGTTCGGCGCGCCACTCCAGATAACTGCGATACGGACGGGCGGGAGGCAACGCCGACGCCTCGTCGCCGGCGGCATAGAGCGCGAGCAAGTCCGTCATCAGCAGTGGCATCGACCATCCGTCGAGCAGGATGTGGTGGTTGGCGACGACCAGTTCGTACCGGTCCTCAGCTGCCGTGACCAGTGTGAACCGGATCAACGGCGGTGCGGTCATGTCGAAATGCCTGGCCTGGTCCGCGGCCAGCAGTCGCGTCAACGCGTCCGGGCGAGCGGCGTCGTCGACGTCGCGTAGATCGACCTCGCGCCACGGCACCGGCAACTTGTCGAGCACCAGTTGCACGGGTATGCCGTCGGCTCCCCCGACGAACGCCACCCGCAGATTCGGGTGCCGATCCAGTACCGCCTGCGCCGCCGCATGCAACCGTGTGGCGTCCACCCGGCCCGTCAGGGTGAACACGACCTGCATCGAGTACACGTCGACCGACGACGCGGCCAACAGCGCATGGAACAGCAGACCCGACTGCAGCGGCGTCAGGGGCCACACGTCCGTCACCGCCGGATACGCCGCTTCCCAGCGGTCGATGTCCGATTGACGTGTGGTGACCAACGGCAGGTCCGACGGTGTCAGCCCGCCGGCGTCGGGGGTCTGCGCATGGGTGGCGAGCGCGGCGAGCGCAGCGCACCATTCTCCCGCCAAGTCCTGCACCTCGGTCCGCCCGATTGCACCCGTCGGGAACGTGAACGTGGCGCCCAGCACCGGACCCTCGCTGCCGTCGGTGACGATCGCATTGATGTCGACGACGCCGTTCGCCGGCATGTCGGCATCTCCCGGAGCGGCGATGTCGCCGAGATGGCCGCACGGTGCCCACTCGGCCCCCGGCACCTCGTTCGGTGAACCACCGCCAGACACCCGGCCCAGGTAGTTGAAGCTGATCTGGCCGACCGGCAGCGACCGCAACTGCTCGGCTGTCTCGTGATTGAGGTAGCGCAGGAGCCCGTAGCCGATTCCCCTGTCCGGTATGGACCTCAGCTGCTCCTTGATCGACTTGACCACCACACCGGCCGCGGCGCCACCGGCGAAGGCCTCGTCGAGGTCGGCGGCCCCGATATCCAGACGCACCGGAAACACAGTGGTGAACCATCCCACCGTCCGAGACAGATCCGCTCCCGCGGCAATCTGCTCCTGACGGCCGTGTCCCTCGAGTTGGATCAGCGTCGAGGATTCGGAGACCTGTCGTGCGCGCCGCCACCGGCAGACGGCCAATGCCAATGCCGCCAGCAGTCCATCCTCGACGCCGCCGTGGAACAGTGTCGGCAAGGTCGTCAGGAGTGATGCCACCGCCGGCGCCGGTACGCTCACCTCGACCCGGTCGAGGGTGGATCCCACATCGATAGCCGCGTTGAACGGGCGGAGGCCCAATACCGGGTCGGGCGCCTGCAGCAGCGCCTGCCACATCGGCAACTCCGCCAGCCGCGCCGGGGCCGACGACTCCTCGACCAACGCGTGCGACCACCGACGCATCGACGTTCCGGCGGGATCCAACACCGGAGTGTGCCCAGCGGACACCTGCGCCCACGCGGAGGCCAAGTCCGGCAGGATTATCCGCCACGACACCCCGTCGATCACCAGGTGGTGCGCGACGATCAGCAACCGGCCCGGCCGCTGTGCGGTGCTGCATTCCGACCGGAAATCGAGCCACACGAACTGCACCATCACACCCGTCGTCGGCGCCAACCGCCCCAACGCCGCATCCAATTGCGCCGACGCCAACGCCGCCGCGGCTTCCTCGTCGAGATCGGCGGTGACCTCCACCCGACGAACAAGGCCGTCCACATCGATGGCATCCGACCCACCGACTTCGAGACCCCACCCACGCTCGTCGCCGACGAGTCGTGAGCGGAAAATGTCGTGGTGATCGAGCACGGCCTCGATCGTCGCCACCAACTCACCGCGCTCAATTCCGGGCGGCAACTCCACCAACATGTGTTGCGAGAATCGACCGAAGCCACCGCCCCGCTCGATCAGCGCCCGCGCGACCGGGGTCAGCGGCATCCACCCGATACCGCCGCCCGGCAACTCCTCGAGGGCCACCGGTAGTCCCGAGTCCTCGGGACGCTGCGCGACTTCAGCCAAGCCGCTAACAGTCCTGCGCTCGAAAACATCGCGTGAGGAGAACACCACGCCCCGGGCTTTCGCGCGCGACACCAACTGAATCGCGACGATGCTGTCGCCACCTAGAGCGAAGAACGACTCGTCAACCCCGACGCGGTCGAGCTCGAGGACGTCGGTGAAGACGTCGGCGATGGTCTGTTCGGTGGGGGTGACCGGTGGTCGGAACTGGGGCTTCAACGGTGCTGGTGCGGGGAGTGCTCGCCGGTCGATCTTGCCGTTGGGGGTCAGCGGTAGTCGGTCGAGGACGGTGATGGGGTCGGGCAGCATGTAGTCGGGGAGGCGGTCGGCGGCGAAGGCGCGGACCCGAGCGGGGTCGATTTGGGCGCCCGGGGTCGGCACCACGTAGGCCACCAGTTGTTCGGTGACTGGGCCCTTGTGGACTGTCACTGCGGCGTGGGTGATGTCGGGGTGGGTGGTGAGGGTTGCTTCGATTTCGGCGAGTTCGATGCGGTGGCCGCGGAGTTTGATTTGGAGGTCGCGGCGGCCGAGGAATTCGAGGGTGCCGTCGGGGTGCCAGCGCACGAGGTCGCCGGTGCGGTACATGCGTTCGCCGGGTGGGCCGTAGGGGTTGGCGACGAACCGTTCGGCGGTCAGTGCGGGTCGGTTGTGGTATCCGCGGGCGAGTTGGATCCCGGCGAGGTGTAGTTCTGCGGTCACGCCGGTGGGGACGGGGCGGAGTCGGTCGTCGAGGACGTAGGCGTGGGTGCCGCGGATCGGGCCGCCGATGGTGATGGGGCCGCCGGGGGGCAGTGGTCCGCTGCAGTTGCTCATCACGGTGGTTTCGGTGGGGCCGTAGCCGTTGAAGAAGCGGCGGGGGGTGTGGGTGGGGGAGGTGTCGGTGTGTGTGGTCCAGCGGGTGAGCAGGTCGGGGGTGCAGGCTTCGCCGGCCGAGAGGACGGTGTGCAGGGTGTGGAGGTGGGTGGGGTCGATGGTGGCCAGTGCGGCGGGTGTGATCACGGCGTGGGTGATGTGGTTGGTGTGGAGGAGGTGGGTGAGTTCGTCGCCGCCGAAGACGGTGGGTGGGGCGATGACCATGGTGGCGCCGGTTCCGGCGGCGAGGAGCAGTTCGAAGACCGAGGCGTCGAAGCTCGGTGATGCCACGGCCAGGGTGCGGGAGTGGGGGGTGGTGGTGAATCGTTCGTGTTGTTCGGCGGCGAGGTTGGCCAGCCCCTGGTGGGTGACGACGACGCCTTTGGGGGTGCCGGTGGAGCCGGAGGTGTAGAGCAGGTAGGCGGTGTTGGTGGTGTGCAGGGGTCGGAGTCGGTCGGTGTCGGTGATGGGTCCTGGATCGATGGTGTTGCAGCGGGTTTGGATGTCGGGGGTGTCGATGACGAGCCACGGCAGTGGTCCGGGCAGGGTGGTGGCGTGCTCGGTGGTGGTTAGCCCGAGTGCGGCTCGGGAGTCCGAGAGCATGTGGGTGATGCGGTCTTTCGGGTAGTTCGGGTCGATGGGGAGGAATGCGGCGCCGGTTTTGGTGGTCGCCCAGACTGCGAGGATCGCGTCGGGGGAGCGGGGGAGTGCGATGGCGACGGTGTTTTCGGTGCCGATGCCTTCGGCGATCAGGATCCGTGCGAGTTGGGAGGATGCGGTGTCGAGTTGTTCGTAGGACAGGTGGTGGTCTCGGTATATCACCGCCGGTGCGGTGCGGTCGTGTGCTGCGGCGGTGGTGAGCAGTTGTGGCAGCGTCGTTGCGGGGTGTTCGGGGCCGCCGGTGCGGTCGAGCAGGTTCCGTCGTTCGTCGGCGTCGAGGATGTCGAGGTCACCGACCCGACTCCCCGCATCGGCAGAAAGGAAGCGGTCGAGAAATAGGAACAAGCGGTGGTGATGACGATCGAGAACGTCGTCGTCGTACAGGCTCGGGTTGGCCTGGAAGTCGATGTGTGTGGTGGTGCCCCCCACGCTCGGGTAGATGTTGACGAAAAGATCGTCGACGAGCCCGGAGGTCAACACGTGCAGTCGGCCGAGGTGCGGGCCCAGCCGGATCTCTCGGTCGGCCGGCATGATGTTGAGAGTCGGGCCAAACGAGCGATTGCGGCTGATGTCCCTGCCGAGATCACGGCAGATGTCCTCACGGCGGTACCGCTGCCTCCGCAGCGCCCCAGTCAACTCGAGCTGTGCGGACTTGATCAGGGCTCCGATCGTCACGTCCGCGCCCACCTCGAGTTGCAACGGCACGACATTGGCCACCATGCCGCCTGACCGCCGCAGCGGTGCGGTCGTTCGGGCCGACACCGGCAGACTGAGTACGATGTCCGATCTGCCTGTCATCCGGCACAGGAAGCCGGCAAGCGCAGCGACCAGGACCGGTGCCGCACTCGAATTGTGCTTCGAGACGACCGAATCGAGCATTGAGGCTACGTCGGGTGACAAGGCCGCGCTGGCCACTCGCGGATGCGCCTCGACGGGTGCCGACCGCCCGGCCAGGCTCGCAGGCTCCGGCAGTCCCGAGGTCCGTTCCGCCCAATACCGCCGATCCGCTTCGAAGCGATCCGAGTTCCGGTAGGCAGCATCGATTTCAACGATCTGCGCGAGGTCCAGCACGTGGAGCGGCGGGGCCTCGACACCGGCACCTGCGGCCGTATACAACTCGGCAATACGCTGCATCAGCGTCATGGCGCCGTAGCCGTCGAGGGCGATGTGGTGAATGCGTGAGTACCAGTAGTAGTGCCGGTCACCGACCCGGAGTATCGCCGAGACGGCGAGCGCATCGTGGAGGAGGTCTATCGGGGTGCTGAACTCGCGGCGCATCCACTGCTGCGCGGCGACGCTCGGGTCGTCCTCCGCGCGAAAGTCGATTCGCCGGATCCCGCTGTCGGAAGAATCGTCGACCAGTTGATACAGCTCACCGTCGTGATCGACCAGGCGTAAGAACCCGGAACCGAACTCCCTCGCCGCCACGCGGCTGGTCGCCTCGAGCAAATCGATATCCAACTCGCCGAAGACCTCGACGTACTGCGCGATCGTGATCGGGAGCTCGCCGGCCAGTTGCTGGGCGAACCAGATTCCCTTTTGCGCAGCAGATAAACGGCACGCCCCCGACGGAAGGCAGGTCCCCGAGCGCATTTCAACTCCTGGAATCCGTGGCGGGACGGCATCCACGACTCTTCTCCGATCTTCTCCTTGCGTCAGGAGGTGTGCAAGGGTTGGACTCGGACCCGACCTCGGTGTGCTGGGGCCGCATGGAGGTCCGCGCGCATGTGGTGTAGGCCGCTTCTCCCGCCTGGTCGAAATGTGTTGCCACGTTGCCGAATAACTTGTTCCCTTCGAGTAGTGCGAGCACTGTCGTGTAGCGGTCGGGACGATGCTCGACGACGAGGCTGCCGCCCGCGTGCAGGAGCCGGGCCGCCGCAACAATCGTTTGCCGGGCGAGCTTCAGCCCATCTGTGCCACTGACCAAAGCCCGTCGGCAGTACTCGCCGCACTGAGAGGGAAGGTCTTCGTCGTCGGGAATGCACGGTGGACGGGCGAGGACAAGATCGGCCGTTCCGTCGAGGCCGGACAGTAGATTGGGCGTGGTGACGGCGGTTTCGTGAAGCACGATCGGGCTCTCGCCGAGGCGGATCTGACGTTCGATGTTGCGTCGAGCCACGTTCAGGGCCGTCGGATCCGCATCCACGGCGTGTACACCGGCATCGGCTCGGGCATGCGCGATTGCCAGGGCGATTGCTCCCGAACCGGTGCACAGATCCACGACCACTGGAGTCGTGACATGTGAAATATCGGCGAGGGCCTCGGCAAGTACAAGTTCGGTGTTGGCCCTGGGTGCCGGCACACCGGGGCAGACCCACACCTCTACACCGCCCAGTTCGGCCCGCGAGAGTCGTCGCCCAGCCCGATCGATGGTGTCACTCGAGGTCTGCGGACCAACGCTGTGGGCGAGGGCGGGGGACCTGCCGGCGCTGATCGTGAGGGCCCTGCGCATGGCGGCTGCCTTGACCAGGGTCTCGGTGAACTCTTCGTCGGGGTCGGATAATGCGACGATGGCGCCCCCGATCCCGAAGCTCACTGTCCCGTGCCGGGACACCATGGTTCGGATGACGATGCTGAGGTCGGCGGTGCCGTTGATGGACAGCCAGCCGAGGGCGCCCGAGTACACGCCTCGCGGCCCCTCCTCCAGCCGATCGATGATTTCCATGGTGCGTATCTTCGGTGCTCCGGTCATCGAGCCACCCGGGAAGCAGGCGCGCACACACCCGACCGCAGTCGCGTCACCGCGTAACGTCCCCCGCACCGTTGACACGAGTTGGTGGACCGGTGCGTAGGTTTCGACGTCGAACAATCGTGGTACGTGCACCGAACCGGGAGTGCAGACCCGTGAGAGATCGTTGCGCACGAGGTCGACGATCATGAGGTTCTCGGCCCGGTCTTTTTCGCTCGTCAGCAGGTCCTGGCGGAGCGCGTCGTCCGCCGCAGCGGTTGCACCCCGCGGCCGGGTGCCCTTGATCGGTTTGGACTCCACTACCCGGTCGGCGTCCACGCGCAGAAACCTCTCGGGGGAGGCGCTGAGTATGTCCGCTGCCTCGAACCTCAGGAGTGCTGCGTAGGGCACTGGAGTGATGGATCGGAGGTAGGCGAAAGTTTCGACGGGGTCTATCTCGACATCGATCTGGGCGTGGTTCGTCAAGCACACTTCGTACGTTTCGCCGACCCGAATGTTCTCCAAACAGGTACGGATCTTGTTGAGGTAGGTTTCACGGTTGTGGCGCAGCGTCATGCGCGGGTCTGCCGCCGACCGGATGAGCGGCCGCGCGGGAAGCGCATCGTCGGTCGTGACGGGCAACCGGTTGATCACCTGGGCCGTACGGCGCATCCAGTCGCGGGTTCCGGGTTCGTGGGCCTGCTCGCTGAGCGCCAGCAGGTAGCAGCTGCCGTCGACGTGGTCGATTACGACGGCGCGGTCGGCGAAGACCAGGGCCGCGTCCGGTGTGTCCGCGGAGTGTTGCGCATTGCCGTCGGCTTCGGCCTTCAACTCGTAGCCCAGGTAGCCCACGTAGCCGAGATTGAACGAGAACGGCAGGTCCGGCGATGGCGGCACAGCGCGGGTCCGCAACTGTTCGTCGAGATAGTCGAAGAATCGCACGCGTCGTTTGTCGGCCGGAACGCCGGAACGGTGCACCAGGACGGTGCCGTCCGCAACGTCGTACGTGACGTACTCGGCGCGTGGGCCAGATGCGTCGCCCATGATGGTGAAGCGGGCGTCCGACTCCACTGTGGAGCTGCCATCGAGCCAAAAACTGTTGGGGCCGTCTGCGAACAGGCGCTCATACACCGTCTGTGGGTCGACTCGCCGATCTATCCGTCGTGTTTCCACCACGTATGGCGATAAGGTCCGCGGCCGACGTCGAGGCTTCGGGGCGGATCCCTTCCGGCGAGTCGGGGTGAGGTCACGGAAGTTGGCGAGGAGTTCGTGTCCACGATCGGTGCAGACCGACTCCGGATGAAATTGCACCCCCCACAGCGGGCGCAGGCGGTGCCGTACCCCCATTAGGATCCCGTCGGATGTCCACGCAGTCGGCTCCAGCTCGTCTGGGAGATCTTCGACGGCGAGAGAGTGGTAGCGGACGACCGACAGGGGCGAGGGGAGGCCCGCGAACAATTCTCTTCCGTCGTGGAATACCTCTGAGTTGCGACCGTGCCTCGGCTCTGGTGCCAAGACGACATGTGCACCGAACAGTTGGCATAAACCCTGATAGCCGAGGCACACTCCTAGTGTCGGAAGCCCACCCTGCAGAATGGCCCGCGAGCTGATGCCGAAGTCGCGTTCGCTTGCTGGACGACCGGGCCCCGGAGAGATCACGATATTGTCGAACTCGGTCAGTTCGATCGCACGCCAGTCGACGTCGTTGCGTACCACCGTTGGCGGGCACCCGTTGACCTCGCTGAGGAAGCTGTAGAGGTTGTATGTGAAGGAGTCGTAGTTGTCGATCAACAACGTCTTGGTAAACATCGTTTGCCCGGTTCTCGGCGTGTGAGGGATGCGACACTGCGTTCTCTCTCTCTCTCGCC
This genomic interval carries:
- the pabB gene encoding aminodeoxychorismate synthase component I gives rise to the protein MFTKTLLIDNYDSFTYNLYSFLSEVNGCPPTVVRNDVDWRAIELTEFDNIVISPGPGRPASERDFGISSRAILQGGLPTLGVCLGYQGLCQLFGAHVVLAPEPRHGRNSEVFHDGRELFAGLPSPLSVVRYHSLAVEDLPDELEPTAWTSDGILMGVRHRLRPLWGVQFHPESVCTDRGHELLANFRDLTPTRRKGSAPKPRRRPRTLSPYVVETRRIDRRVDPQTVYERLFADGPNSFWLDGSSTVESDARFTIMGDASGPRAEYVTYDVADGTVLVHRSGVPADKRRVRFFDYLDEQLRTRAVPPSPDLPFSFNLGYVGYLGYELKAEADGNAQHSADTPDAALVFADRAVVIDHVDGSCYLLALSEQAHEPGTRDWMRRTAQVINRLPVTTDDALPARPLIRSAADPRMTLRHNRETYLNKIRTCLENIRVGETYEVCLTNHAQIDVEIDPVETFAYLRSITPVPYAALLRFEAADILSASPERFLRVDADRVVESKPIKGTRPRGATAAADDALRQDLLTSEKDRAENLMIVDLVRNDLSRVCTPGSVHVPRLFDVETYAPVHQLVSTVRGTLRGDATAVGCVRACFPGGSMTGAPKIRTMEIIDRLEEGPRGVYSGALGWLSINGTADLSIVIRTMVSRHGTVSFGIGGAIVALSDPDEEFTETLVKAAAMRRALTISAGRSPALAHSVGPQTSSDTIDRAGRRLSRAELGGVEVWVCPGVPAPRANTELVLAEALADISHVTTPVVVDLCTGSGAIALAIAHARADAGVHAVDADPTALNVARRNIERQIRLGESPIVLHETAVTTPNLLSGLDGTADLVLARPPCIPDDEDLPSQCGEYCRRALVSGTDGLKLARQTIVAAARLLHAGGSLVVEHRPDRYTTVLALLEGNKLFGNVATHFDQAGEAAYTTCARTSMRPQHTEVGSESNPCTPPDARRRSEKSRGCRPATDSRS